In Flavobacterium endoglycinae, one DNA window encodes the following:
- a CDS encoding response regulator: MNRINLLIADDHTMFLQGIISLLEQEPNITVVDKAVNGIEALEIIKKGVVDFIILDISMPEMDGIELSKILKKQHPDVKILIVSTHSNVMIVSRLIRIGVNGYLLKNAAKEELLKAINTIAQGENYFAEELEEKYLTNSSRIEKQVSNLTELSSREKEILVLIAQEYNTAEIAEKTFISLNTVNTHRRNLLSKLNAKNTAGLVKYAVENGLVD, from the coding sequence ATGAACAGAATTAACCTACTTATAGCGGACGATCATACGATGTTTCTTCAGGGAATTATTTCTTTGCTGGAACAGGAACCGAATATTACTGTTGTAGATAAAGCTGTAAACGGAATTGAGGCTCTGGAAATCATTAAAAAAGGTGTTGTTGATTTTATTATTCTTGATATCAGCATGCCAGAAATGGATGGAATTGAATTGAGTAAGATTCTTAAAAAACAACATCCTGATGTGAAAATCTTAATTGTAAGTACACACAGTAATGTGATGATTGTTTCGAGATTGATTCGGATTGGTGTAAATGGTTATTTATTGAAAAATGCTGCAAAAGAGGAACTTTTAAAAGCTATCAATACGATTGCTCAAGGAGAAAATTATTTTGCAGAAGAATTAGAAGAAAAATATCTTACGAATAGTTCCAGAATTGAAAAACAGGTTTCTAACTTGACAGAATTAAGTTCGAGAGAAAAAGAAATTTTGGTTTTGATTGCACAGGAATACAATACAGCAGAAATCGCCGAAAAGACTTTTATAAGTTTGAATACTGTAAATACGCACCGCCGTAATTTATTATCCAAACTGAATGCAAAAAATACGGCGGGTCTTGTAAAATACGCGGTCGAAAATGGTTTAGTAGATTAA
- a CDS encoding PorP/SprF family type IX secretion system membrane protein, whose product MKSKINIILVLFIIIIFLERAYAQQTPVFSSYNYNTVLINPAHAGYYSDLDLAMTTNGYFNSVEGSPKNFDLSVNKLTWGEKIGLAAGISHDQIGVTNTTNFFTSYSYKIYYDSDYKYGKWWAYDPNIISFGVTAGAMIYNENLTQLGIENDPKFQENVNSFTPTFGVGFLYNRDQIYFGLSSPNLLNSAFNSSNNTNLKNVYYSYFGYKFFTNRFEEVLINPSLLFKYVEGAPFQADLNLLINYKNKVEFGGGYRTSKTLNLLAGFHLSDNFRVICTYNKSIDNVVIPDTFGLVLNYRAGKGF is encoded by the coding sequence ATGAAAAGTAAAATCAATATAATTTTAGTTTTATTCATCATAATCATTTTTTTAGAAAGAGCTTATGCACAACAGACACCCGTTTTTTCAAGTTATAATTACAATACCGTTTTAATAAACCCAGCTCATGCAGGATATTATTCGGATTTAGATCTTGCCATGACCACTAACGGATATTTTAATTCAGTTGAAGGAAGTCCGAAAAATTTTGATCTTTCTGTAAATAAATTAACATGGGGAGAAAAGATTGGTCTCGCAGCAGGAATATCACATGACCAAATTGGTGTAACCAACACAACCAATTTTTTCACTTCATACTCCTATAAAATTTATTACGATTCTGATTATAAGTATGGAAAATGGTGGGCTTATGATCCTAACATTATTTCATTTGGAGTGACTGCCGGAGCTATGATTTACAACGAAAATCTGACTCAACTAGGAATAGAAAATGATCCGAAATTTCAAGAAAATGTAAACAGCTTTACACCAACTTTTGGGGTTGGATTTTTATACAACCGTGACCAAATTTATTTTGGATTATCATCACCTAATTTATTAAACTCAGCTTTCAATTCAAGTAATAATACCAATTTAAAAAACGTGTATTACAGCTATTTCGGATATAAATTCTTTACCAATCGATTCGAAGAGGTTTTGATAAATCCAAGCCTATTGTTTAAATACGTAGAAGGAGCACCGTTTCAAGCCGATTTGAATCTTTTAATCAATTATAAAAATAAAGTAGAATTTGGCGGAGGGTATCGAACTTCAAAAACACTAAACTTATTAGCGGGATTTCACCTTTCAGATAATTTCAGAGTCATCTGCACTTACAATAAATCAATTGATAATGTGGTGATTCCGGATACTTTTGGATTAGTTTTAAATTACCGAGCCGGAAAAGGATTTTAA
- a CDS encoding HYR domain-containing protein, producing the protein MKFIISETGLKESKEKGIIYTEKEKPIVKSLINTFRKTSKGLKKSADIQPPLLICPSNKQLPCGSLVPDYLNELIVSDDSGGDIYLTQSTGGTKFYDGMTIVFTAKDETGNESSCSIIITALTPDVTPPTFTCPTNITLNCGDVLPNYATNPMMNLEDDCSISISWEMTPAPGTPFYNGIPVQIKYTDPSGNSSFCNFNATQANPDNIPPTLTCPGNQIQNCGSFLADYRTLVTGYDNCLGNLTVSQNPIPGSIFTPGMTVILTVKDVSNNASACSFIVNAATDSTKPIITNCPDNQTLAIGDVIPNYAGLLSVTDNCDPNPVITQTPPAGTTFTAPVNVVLTAKDVSGNTTSCSFYINVLEGNLPPAITCPSVMELYANSTLPNYVSFLPAVSDDTTDNFDLVFTQTPPQGTLFTEDTNVTITVKDGSGNMNSCTFLVKLKTFKEDIDCKSASINVNNLYGANGFSIYCEILTREAGFSVNTAGDINGDGITDLIIGAPGSYSPWYGPSMIYKIIPGAAYVVFGKASGFSPNVDLGLLDGTNGFVIRNDIPSSNFPLTGYDVSSAGDINGDGIGDFMLSDPYRHSSYGPEAGHTYVIFGKNNGFPAEFKISSLDGSNGFTFIGNENFGVAGASIDTIGDINGDGFQDIAIITSGSGAGEGKCFIVYGKTSGFPAILRTFELNGTNGFTIEGNASIGKIGESVAGLGDVNGDGISDFALGSYNGTGQNRKYVIFGQSSNFPSNFNISALNGTNGFIVENSVMPLDSYNGVAKAGDLNDDGINDIAITGQYILFGKTSFPAKVDLNNLDGTNGFMINGLGSSNSFGYAGDFNDDNIDDYFIHTPGTTYVLYGKKIWNSTANISDKHFRIESDFLYDYSASYAGDVNHDGISDLIIGNPYDGGFMNLKVNYNPGRSFVVFGKNTLDTEKPIITNCPQNEIVLTGFPIPDYRNTITVTDNCDSSPTVTQLPAPLTVFDGLSKDVTITVTDKSGNFSTCIFKISDNTDVEAPVITCLADQQLTCGSAVPDYLSLITVTDNMDVAPILSQNPVAGSAFINGMTITITAKDASNNQSYCSFKVNTSADLTKPVITCIADQTLSCGSTIPDYTTLVSVIDNCDSSPLLTQNPPAGTVFTAEMTVTITAEDLSNNQSYCSFKINASADVTAPVITCIGDQTLSCGSIVPDYTPLVTATDNCDASPIITQNPPAGSVFTDGMIITMTAQDVSKNESYCSFKINASADVTKPVIICIADQNLNLGETLPDYRSMITATDNCDSNLIITQLPVAGTNVTDEMSITINVSDNSGNISSCTFKINVIQDNEPPVFTCLADQMFDCSVSIVPDYTKIISVTDNTDPNPVIVQTPASGAPFVEGMTIYIKVSDKYNNNSECSFQLFTYPIFVYAGEDVEINEGQFVKLQAVALENGNFSWSPATGLNNNKVGNPIATPSETTTYTVVFTNKDGCQTEDSITITVIPVQKDETKYGFSPNNDGINDFWEIDGITDYPENEVLIYSRWGDLVYQTKGYNNATNVFSGIANKSRNLGANQLPEGTYFFEIRINQPNHLKKLKGYLVLKR; encoded by the coding sequence ATGAAATTTATTATTTCTGAAACTGGTTTAAAGGAATCAAAAGAAAAGGGAATAATTTATACGGAAAAAGAAAAACCTATTGTTAAGTCTCTTATAAATACATTTCGTAAAACTTCTAAGGGATTAAAAAAATCAGCAGATATACAACCTCCCTTATTGATTTGTCCTTCAAATAAACAACTTCCATGCGGAAGTTTAGTACCTGATTATTTGAACGAGTTAATTGTTAGTGATGATTCAGGAGGAGATATTTATCTAACGCAATCCACAGGTGGTACTAAGTTTTATGACGGTATGACTATTGTTTTTACTGCTAAAGATGAAACAGGGAATGAAAGCAGCTGTTCAATAATTATTACAGCGCTGACTCCAGATGTTACGCCCCCTACATTTACCTGTCCTACGAATATTACTTTAAATTGTGGAGACGTATTGCCTAACTACGCGACTAATCCCATGATGAATTTAGAAGATGATTGCAGTATCTCGATTTCTTGGGAAATGACACCAGCTCCAGGAACTCCTTTCTATAATGGAATTCCTGTTCAGATAAAATATACAGATCCGTCGGGGAATTCTTCATTTTGTAATTTTAATGCTACACAGGCAAATCCTGATAATATTCCGCCAACTTTAACGTGTCCGGGGAATCAAATTCAAAATTGCGGATCTTTTTTAGCAGATTATAGAACTTTAGTTACGGGATATGATAATTGTCTGGGCAATTTAACAGTTTCTCAAAACCCTATTCCAGGGAGTATTTTTACTCCTGGAATGACAGTAATTTTGACTGTTAAAGATGTTTCTAATAATGCTTCAGCCTGCAGTTTTATTGTAAATGCAGCAACTGACAGTACGAAACCTATAATAACCAACTGTCCGGATAATCAGACTTTGGCAATTGGAGATGTTATTCCTAACTATGCAGGCTTATTATCAGTAACGGATAATTGCGACCCAAATCCAGTTATAACACAAACTCCTCCAGCAGGAACTACATTTACAGCACCAGTAAATGTGGTTTTAACTGCTAAAGATGTTTCGGGAAATACAACATCTTGTAGTTTTTATATAAATGTTTTAGAAGGAAATCTTCCTCCTGCAATTACTTGTCCGTCTGTAATGGAGCTTTATGCAAATTCAACTCTGCCTAATTATGTATCTTTTCTACCAGCTGTAAGTGATGATACTACTGATAATTTTGATTTAGTTTTTACACAAACACCACCTCAGGGAACACTTTTTACAGAAGATACCAATGTTACTATCACGGTTAAAGATGGATCTGGAAATATGAATTCCTGTACTTTTTTAGTCAAACTAAAAACTTTTAAAGAAGATATTGATTGTAAGTCGGCTTCTATTAATGTTAATAATTTATATGGAGCTAATGGATTCTCCATATATTGTGAAATTTTAACCCGTGAAGCTGGATTCAGTGTCAATACAGCCGGTGATATTAATGGAGATGGAATAACCGATTTAATAATAGGTGCCCCGGGAAGTTATAGTCCATGGTATGGACCTTCAATGATTTATAAAATTATTCCGGGTGCTGCCTATGTTGTATTTGGAAAAGCCTCGGGATTTTCTCCTAATGTAGATTTAGGATTATTAGACGGAACAAATGGTTTTGTAATTAGAAATGATATTCCATCTTCAAATTTTCCACTAACAGGTTATGATGTAAGTAGTGCAGGTGATATCAATGGCGACGGAATAGGAGACTTTATGTTAAGTGATCCTTACAGACATTCTTCTTACGGACCAGAAGCGGGGCATACATATGTAATTTTTGGGAAAAATAATGGTTTTCCTGCTGAATTTAAAATATCATCTTTAGACGGATCCAATGGTTTTACTTTTATAGGTAATGAGAATTTTGGAGTCGCGGGAGCGAGTATTGATACGATTGGAGATATCAATGGTGATGGTTTTCAGGATATTGCAATTATTACCTCCGGTTCTGGAGCTGGCGAAGGGAAATGCTTTATCGTGTATGGTAAAACATCTGGTTTTCCTGCCATATTGAGAACTTTTGAACTTAATGGAACAAATGGTTTTACCATTGAAGGAAATGCTTCTATTGGAAAAATCGGTGAATCTGTAGCAGGATTAGGAGATGTAAATGGAGACGGGATTTCAGATTTTGCCTTAGGGAGTTATAATGGTACGGGACAGAATCGTAAATATGTAATTTTTGGACAGTCTTCCAATTTTCCTTCCAACTTTAATATTTCTGCTTTAAATGGAACAAACGGATTTATAGTAGAAAATTCTGTTATGCCTTTGGATTCCTACAATGGTGTTGCAAAAGCAGGAGATTTAAATGATGACGGTATAAATGATATTGCCATAACAGGACAATATATTTTGTTCGGAAAAACTTCTTTTCCTGCAAAGGTAGATTTAAATAATCTTGACGGAACTAATGGGTTTATGATAAATGGCTTAGGCAGTTCAAACTCTTTTGGTTATGCAGGAGATTTTAATGATGACAATATCGATGATTATTTTATACATACTCCCGGTACAACTTATGTTTTATACGGAAAGAAAATATGGAATTCAACAGCAAACATATCGGATAAACATTTTAGAATCGAATCTGATTTTCTTTATGATTATAGCGCAAGTTATGCAGGAGATGTAAATCATGATGGAATAAGTGATCTCATAATCGGAAATCCTTATGATGGCGGATTTATGAATCTAAAAGTAAATTATAATCCTGGAAGATCTTTTGTGGTTTTTGGTAAAAATACTCTTGATACAGAAAAACCAATTATTACAAATTGTCCGCAAAATGAAATAGTGTTAACTGGGTTTCCTATTCCTGATTATAGAAATACTATCACGGTTACAGATAATTGCGATTCAAGTCCAACCGTAACACAGCTGCCGGCACCGTTGACAGTATTTGATGGACTTAGTAAAGATGTTACAATAACAGTTACAGATAAAAGTGGTAATTTCTCAACGTGTATTTTCAAAATTTCAGATAATACTGACGTCGAAGCTCCTGTAATCACCTGTCTTGCGGATCAGCAATTAACATGTGGCAGTGCAGTGCCAGATTATTTGAGTTTGATAACAGTTACTGATAATATGGATGTTGCTCCTATTTTAAGTCAAAATCCAGTTGCAGGAAGTGCTTTTATCAACGGAATGACTATCACTATTACAGCAAAAGATGCGTCAAATAATCAATCATACTGCAGTTTTAAAGTCAATACTTCTGCAGATCTAACGAAGCCTGTAATTACTTGTATAGCAGATCAAACCTTGTCGTGTGGTAGTACAATTCCAGATTATACAACCTTAGTTTCAGTAATAGATAACTGCGATTCATCTCCATTACTCACACAGAATCCGCCTGCGGGAACTGTATTTACAGCAGAGATGACAGTTACGATTACCGCTGAAGATCTCTCGAATAATCAATCCTATTGCAGTTTTAAAATTAACGCTTCCGCAGATGTGACTGCGCCTGTAATTACCTGTATTGGAGATCAAACATTATCATGTGGGAGTATAGTGCCAGATTATACACCTTTAGTTACTGCAACAGATAATTGTGATGCTTCACCAATAATTACACAGAATCCGCCTGCGGGAAGTGTTTTTACTGACGGAATGATTATTACTATGACAGCCCAAGATGTTTCTAAGAATGAATCATACTGTAGTTTCAAAATTAACGCCTCTGCAGATGTTACAAAACCAGTAATTATTTGTATTGCAGATCAGAATTTAAATTTAGGAGAAACACTTCCAGACTATCGTTCAATGATTACAGCAACAGATAATTGCGACTCAAATTTAATCATAACGCAGCTGCCAGTCGCAGGAACAAATGTTACTGACGAAATGAGTATTACAATAAATGTATCTGATAACAGCGGAAACATTTCTTCGTGTACATTTAAAATTAATGTTATTCAAGATAACGAACCGCCTGTATTTACTTGTCTGGCAGATCAAATGTTTGACTGTAGTGTAAGTATAGTTCCTGATTATACCAAAATAATTTCTGTTACCGATAATACAGATCCAAATCCTGTAATTGTGCAAACTCCTGCATCAGGAGCCCCATTTGTAGAAGGAATGACGATTTATATTAAAGTTTCGGATAAATATAATAACAATAGCGAATGCTCTTTTCAATTGTTTACTTATCCCATTTTTGTTTATGCAGGTGAGGATGTAGAAATTAACGAAGGACAATTCGTAAAACTGCAGGCTGTAGCTTTAGAAAATGGAAATTTTTCATGGTCGCCAGCAACAGGACTAAACAATAATAAAGTTGGAAATCCAATTGCAACGCCATCTGAAACCACAACTTATACTGTAGTTTTTACCAATAAAGACGGTTGCCAGACAGAAGATTCAATAACCATAACTGTGATTCCAGTACAAAAAGACGAAACCAAATACGGTTTTTCTCCTAACAATGACGGAATAAACGATTTCTGGGAAATTGACGGAATAACTGATTATCCAGAAAATGAAGTTTTAATTTACAGCCGTTGGGGCGATTTAGTATATCAAACAAAAGGATACAATAACGCAACGAATGTTTTCAGCGGAATTGCCAATAAAAGCCGAAATCTCGGAGCCAATCAATTGCCAGAAGGAACCTATTTCTTTGAAATCCGCATCAATCAGCCAAATCACTTAAAAAAACTCAAGGGATATCTTGTTTTAAAACGTTAA
- a CDS encoding proline-specific peptidase family protein → MRSIIASTILLLTVSCKNENQTSSLSNYFTYNQDIVETAGVKMIPIKTPVGEFKVWTKRFGNNPKIKVLLLHGGPAMTHEYMECFETFFQREGFEFYEYDQLGSYYSDQPKNSSLWTTERFVEEVEQVRKAINADKNNFYVLGNSWGGILAMEYALKYQQNMKGLLVSNMMASAPEYGKYADEVLAKQMKPEILAEIRALEAKKDFNNPRYMELLLPNFYKEHLCRLKEWPDGLNRASKHVNGEIYTLMQGPSEFGISGRLAKWDIKNRLHEITIPTLMIGAKYDTMDPKAMEEQSKLVKKGRYLYCPNGSHLAMWDDQKVFMNGVIQFINDVNLEKVQ, encoded by the coding sequence ATGAGATCTATTATTGCTTCTACAATACTTTTGCTTACAGTTTCATGTAAAAACGAAAATCAAACATCCTCACTTTCAAATTATTTTACCTACAATCAAGATATAGTTGAAACTGCGGGAGTAAAAATGATTCCGATAAAAACTCCCGTGGGAGAATTTAAAGTATGGACAAAACGATTTGGAAATAATCCGAAAATAAAAGTCTTGTTATTACACGGAGGTCCAGCCATGACTCACGAATATATGGAGTGTTTTGAAACATTTTTTCAGCGCGAAGGATTTGAATTTTACGAATATGACCAACTTGGATCTTATTACAGCGATCAACCAAAAAACAGCAGTTTATGGACAACTGAAAGATTTGTAGAAGAAGTAGAACAAGTTCGAAAAGCTATTAATGCAGATAAAAATAATTTTTATGTATTAGGAAATTCGTGGGGAGGAATCTTAGCAATGGAATATGCTTTAAAATATCAACAAAATATGAAAGGCTTATTGGTATCAAATATGATGGCAAGTGCTCCTGAATATGGGAAATATGCAGATGAGGTTTTAGCTAAACAAATGAAACCAGAAATTTTAGCCGAAATAAGAGCTTTAGAAGCCAAAAAAGACTTCAATAATCCAAGATACATGGAACTATTACTTCCAAATTTCTATAAAGAACATTTATGCCGATTAAAAGAATGGCCAGATGGGCTAAATCGTGCCAGTAAACATGTTAACGGAGAAATTTACACCTTAATGCAAGGTCCAAGTGAATTTGGAATAAGCGGAAGATTGGCTAAATGGGACATCAAAAACAGATTGCATGAAATTACGATTCCAACCTTAATGATTGGCGCAAAATATGATACCATGGATCCTAAAGCAATGGAAGAACAAAGTAAATTAGTTAAAAAAGGACGCTATTTATATTGTCCGAATGGAAGTCATTTAGCAATGTGGGACGATCAAAAAGTTTTCATGAATGGGGTAATTCAATTTATAAATGATGTTAATTTAGAAAAAGTACAATAA
- a CDS encoding LLM class flavin-dependent oxidoreductase, with protein sequence MKNPISVSILELAIITQDSNATETFQKTKDIAQLADKLRYKRIWLAEHHNMAHVASTATVVLIGYVASQTENIRVGSGGIMLPNHSPLVVAEQFGTLETLYPNRIDLGLGRAPGTDQPTAEAIRKDFFEQAQRFPQNVSKLQEYFSSENATGKVRAFPAEGLNVPIWILGSSMDSAALAAAYGLPYAFAGHFAPKLMIQAFEFYRENFQPSEYLDKPKTMACVNIIAADTNEEAELLSTSLYQMFLNLIRNDRKGLQPPVSSLDDIMNEAECFHVNQMTAGTFTGNKEQLVTDLKRFIDYARIDELMVTSPIFDHKAKLKSIEITKEVIDALNQ encoded by the coding sequence ATGAAAAACCCAATTTCAGTCTCAATATTAGAGCTTGCAATTATCACTCAAGATAGTAATGCAACAGAAACATTTCAAAAAACTAAAGACATTGCTCAATTAGCAGATAAACTCAGATACAAGAGAATCTGGCTGGCAGAACACCATAATATGGCACACGTTGCCAGTACAGCAACGGTGGTTTTGATTGGTTATGTGGCAAGTCAAACCGAAAATATCCGCGTAGGTTCTGGCGGAATCATGCTGCCGAATCACTCCCCTTTAGTAGTGGCAGAGCAATTCGGAACTTTAGAAACGCTTTATCCTAACCGAATCGATTTAGGTTTAGGAAGAGCACCGGGAACAGATCAGCCAACTGCCGAAGCAATTCGAAAAGACTTTTTCGAGCAAGCACAAAGATTTCCACAAAACGTAAGCAAACTTCAAGAATACTTTTCATCTGAAAATGCAACAGGAAAAGTTCGTGCATTTCCAGCTGAAGGTCTAAATGTGCCAATCTGGATTTTAGGTTCCAGTATGGACAGTGCTGCTCTGGCGGCAGCTTATGGATTACCTTATGCTTTCGCTGGGCACTTTGCACCAAAGCTGATGATTCAGGCATTTGAATTTTATAGAGAAAATTTCCAGCCATCAGAATATCTAGACAAACCAAAAACAATGGCGTGTGTAAATATCATTGCTGCCGATACAAACGAAGAAGCAGAATTGCTTTCAACAAGTTTGTATCAAATGTTTCTAAACTTAATTAGAAACGACCGCAAAGGATTACAGCCGCCAGTTTCATCATTAGATGATATCATGAACGAAGCAGAATGTTTCCATGTAAACCAAATGACAGCAGGAACCTTTACAGGAAACAAAGAACAATTAGTAACCGATTTAAAGAGGTTTATAGACTATGCAAGAATCGACGAACTTATGGTAACAAGTCCAATCTTCGATCACAAAGCAAAACTAAAAAGCATAGAAATCACAAAAGAAGTAATAGATGCTTTAAATCAATAA
- a CDS encoding DUF2975 domain-containing protein codes for MKTTHIVSRILFYFTRILSAIYFFLAAYSVFALTTGLFLTFKDNGKYFQVCYPFTIHPVMLGDYNLPYILFDFLAPLSLYGLFFLLSSNVFKVFFQPKLFTQNGVVHLKRFYLSNLFIPSIVILFAFFFVPLDNEVALFIILHGMLGAFAYFLAAIFKQGLNLQNEQDLFI; via the coding sequence ATGAAGACCACTCACATTGTTTCGAGAATATTATTTTATTTCACCAGAATTTTATCAGCCATCTACTTTTTTCTGGCTGCTTATTCGGTTTTTGCATTAACAACAGGTCTGTTTTTAACTTTCAAAGATAATGGCAAATATTTTCAGGTTTGTTATCCGTTTACTATACATCCTGTAATGTTGGGCGATTACAACCTGCCGTATATTCTTTTTGATTTTCTGGCTCCGCTGAGTCTTTATGGACTTTTCTTTTTATTGAGCAGTAATGTTTTTAAAGTTTTCTTTCAGCCGAAACTGTTTACCCAAAATGGAGTTGTGCACTTAAAACGTTTTTATTTATCAAATTTATTCATTCCGAGTATCGTGATACTGTTTGCGTTCTTCTTCGTTCCTTTAGATAATGAAGTGGCACTTTTTATCATATTGCACGGAATGCTTGGCGCTTTTGCTTATTTTTTAGCTGCCATTTTTAAACAAGGTTTAAACCTTCAGAACGAACAAGACTTATTTATATAG
- a CDS encoding helix-turn-helix domain-containing protein produces the protein MPIIVNVDVMLAKRKMQSKELAEKLDITPANLSILKTGKAKGIRFDTLEAICKILDCQPGDILEYVSE, from the coding sequence ATGCCAATAATTGTAAATGTTGATGTCATGCTTGCCAAACGCAAGATGCAGAGTAAAGAATTGGCAGAGAAACTAGATATAACGCCTGCTAATTTATCGATTCTAAAAACGGGAAAAGCAAAAGGTATTCGATTTGATACTCTCGAAGCTATTTGCAAAATTCTGGATTGCCAGCCTGGCGACATTTTAGAATATGTAAGCGAGTAG
- a CDS encoding ABC transporter ATP-binding protein codes for MNSLSIKNLSKTYENGTQAIDHLSLDITNGMFGLLGPNGAGKSTLMRTIAALQEPTSGIIEFNGTNILENPMFIRENLGYLPQEFGVYPKISAYRLLDHLAILKGIVNTKERHEQILYLLQQTNLLQHKDKAVHSFSGGMRQRFGIAQALLGNPKIIIVDEPTAGLDPEERNRFNNLLSEIGESIIVVLSTHIVEDVRDLCTKMAIISNGKLLLEGNPNEAVDSLKGKIWTKAIHKDELKEHQEHFNIISSHLNSGKINIHVFSDQKPDSGFELTSPDLSDVYFNILSQNQLKK; via the coding sequence ATGAACAGTTTATCAATCAAGAATCTCAGCAAAACGTATGAGAACGGCACGCAGGCGATTGACCATTTATCGCTAGACATTACAAACGGAATGTTTGGTTTATTAGGACCGAATGGCGCTGGAAAATCAACTTTAATGCGAACCATTGCAGCTTTGCAAGAACCGACTTCGGGAATTATCGAGTTTAACGGAACCAACATTCTCGAAAATCCAATGTTTATTAGAGAAAATCTGGGATATCTTCCGCAGGAATTTGGCGTTTATCCAAAGATTTCTGCTTATCGTTTATTGGATCATTTGGCGATTTTGAAGGGAATTGTCAATACAAAAGAACGACATGAACAGATTTTGTATTTGCTGCAGCAAACCAATTTACTACAGCACAAAGACAAAGCGGTGCATTCTTTTTCGGGCGGCATGCGTCAACGTTTTGGAATTGCTCAAGCTTTGCTAGGAAATCCGAAGATTATCATTGTTGATGAACCGACTGCGGGACTTGATCCTGAAGAGCGAAACCGTTTCAATAATCTTTTAAGTGAAATTGGCGAAAGTATTATCGTGGTTTTGTCCACACATATTGTAGAAGATGTTCGCGATCTGTGCACCAAAATGGCGATTATTTCTAACGGAAAGTTGCTTTTGGAAGGAAATCCAAATGAAGCAGTTGATTCTTTGAAAGGAAAAATCTGGACGAAAGCCATTCATAAAGATGAACTGAAAGAGCATCAGGAACATTTTAATATAATTTCGTCTCATTTGAATTCTGGAAAAATCAACATTCATGTTTTCTCTGATCAAAAGCCTGATTCTGGTTTTGAATTGACTTCTCCAGATTTGAGCGATGTTTATTTCAATATTTTATCTCAAAATCAACTTAAAAAATAA